A stretch of the Acomys russatus chromosome 23, mAcoRus1.1, whole genome shotgun sequence genome encodes the following:
- the Tram1l1 gene encoding translocating chain-associated membrane protein 1-like 1, translating to MSTGEYRGMGLRKKNARNPPVLSHEFMVQNHADMVSCVGMFFVLGLMFEGTAEMSIVFLTLQHGVVIPAKELPSGSRTLYHYGVKDLATVFFYMLVAIILHATIQEYLLDKLSKRLQLTKGKQNKLNEAGQLSVFYIVSGIWGMVILASENCLSDPTLLWKSHPDNMMTFQMKFFYISQLAYWFHSFPELYFQKVRKQDIPGQLIYIGLHLFHIGGAYLLYLNHLGLLLLMLHYSVELLSNICSLLYFGDERYQKGLSLWPVVFISGRLVTLIVSVVTVGLHLAGSQNRNANALSGNVNVLAAKIAVLSSSCSIQVYITWTLTTVWLQRWLEDASLHAAGRKRRSRSRKGTENGVESPNRLDSPPKKKEKAS from the coding sequence ATGAGTACCGGTGAGTACCGCGGCATGGGGCTCCGCAAGAAGAACGCCAGGAACCCCCCGGTGTTGAGCCACGAATTCATGGTGCAGAACCACGCGGACATGGTCTCCTGCGTGGGCATGTTCTTCGTGCTGGGGCTTATGTTCGAGGGCACGGCCGAGATGTCGATTGTGTTCCTCACGCTTCAGCATGGAGTCGTTATCCCCGCGAAAGAGCTGCCTTCGGGGTCCAGGACCCTGTACCATTATGGGGTCAAAGATCTGGCCACAGTGTTCTTCTATATGCTGGTGGCCATCATCCTCCACGCCACCATTCAGGAGTACTTGCTGGATAAGCTCAGCAAGAGACTGCAGCTCActaaaggcaaacaaaacaaactgaacgAGGCCGGGCAGCTGAGTGTGTTCTATATAGTGTCTGGTATCTGGGGCATGGTCATTCTGGCCTCTGAGAACTGCCTGTCAGACCCCACTCTACTGTGGAAGTCTCATCCCGACAACATGATGACGTTTCAGATGAAATTTTTCTACATCTCGCAGTTGGCTTACTGGTTTCATAGTTTCCCGGAGCTCTACTTCCAAAAGGTCAGAAAGCAAGATATCCCGGGTCAGCTCATCTACATTGGCCTCCACCTCTTCCACATAGGAGGGGCCTATCTCTTGTACTTGAACCACCTGGGCCTGCTGCTTCTGATGCTCCACTATTCGGTCGAGCTCCTCTCCAACATATGCAGCCTACTTTACTTCGGCGACGAGCGGTACCAGAAAGGGTTGTCCTTGTGGCCTGTTGTGTTTATATCAGGGAGACTCGTGACGTTGATCGTCTCGGTGGTCACAGTAGGGCTACACTTGGCTGGGTCCCAGAATCGCAATGCTAACGCCCTCTCTGGTAACGTCAATGTGCTGGCAGCGAAAATCGCTGTCCTGTCTTCGAGCTGCAGCATCCAGGTGTACATAACGTGGACCCTGACGACTGTCTGGCTTCAGAGATGGTTAGAAGATGCAAGTCTTCACGCCGCGGGGAGGAAGAGACGATCCAGGTCgagaaaaggcacagaaaatggAGTGGAGAGTCCGAATAGACTAGATTCTccaccaaagaagaaagagaaagcttcTTAA